CGGCTGTTCGCGCCGGAGCGCGTCGTCGCCGTCGACCTGGCCGCCTCCCGGCTGGGGGCCGCGAAGGAGTTCGGCGCCGATGCCGTGGCCGACGCGAACGAGGCTCCCGAGCAGCTGATCGACGACCTCACCGGCGGGCTCGGCGCGGACGTGGTCATGGAGGCGGTGGGCGTCCCGGAGACCTTCGAGCTGTGCGCCCGCGTGGTGCGGCCCGGCGGGCACCTGGCCAACATCGGCGTGCACGGCAGTCCCGCCATGCTGCACCTCGAGGACCTGTGGATCAGGAACGTCACCATCACCACGGGACTCGTCGACACCCACTCCACCCCCACCCTGCTGCGGATGGCGGCCGCCGGCCGGCTGCCCACCCGCCGGATGGTCAGCCACACCTTCCCGCTCGACCACATGCAGGAGGCGTACGAGATCTTCGGCAACGCCGCCGAGACCGGGGCGCTGAAGATCGTCCTCGGTGTTCCGCAGCACGAGGTGGTCCCCGTCCCGCCGGCCGTCTGACGCGTCCGGCGCGGCGGGGCCCTTCGGCCCATGCGGGACCGGCGCGGCCGGGTCACCCTGGAGGAGGGACGCCGTCCGGTACCCGCGCGAGGAGGTGACCTCCCATGGCGAGGACGCGTGGTGCGAGGCCCCGCAGGGTGAGGCTGTGGAGGTGGCGGAGGAACCCGCTGCGCCGCCGCAGTGATCTGGCCGAGGCATGGCTGCTGCTCGGCGCGCTCGTGCTCGCCCTGCTGCTGGGGGTGCTGTCCGGCCTCGCGGCGGCGGGCGCCGTGGACGGGTCGCTCGCCGAGCGGCGGGAGCGGAGCAGTCCCGTCGCCGCCGTGCTGACCGAGGACGCCGCCGGCGCGGCCGCCTCGGTGACCGAGAACGGGGACGGCGGAGTCTGGGCGAAGGTGCGCTGGACCGCCCCCGACGGCACCCTCCACACGGGCCGGGCGGAGGTCTCCCCCCGGAGCCCTGCGGGCACCGAGGTCACCGTGTGGACGGACCCGGCGGGCCGGCTGGTCGCCGCACCGCCCGAGGGCGCGGAGGCACGGTTCCAGACCGTCATGGCCGGTGTCACGGTCGCCGTGGCCACCGGGGGACTGGTGCTGCTCGGCGGGCGGCTCGGCCGCCGCCGGCTGGAACTGCGTCGCCTGGGCGCGTGGGAGGCCGAGTGGAGGCGGGTCGAGCCGTCCTGGCGGCGGCGGATGACGGGCTGAACGGACGGGAGCGCCCTGGTGCGGAGCGCGCCTCGTGCCGGGAGGTTTCCGCTTT
The Streptomyces fungicidicus DNA segment above includes these coding regions:
- a CDS encoding Rv1733c family protein, giving the protein MARTRGARPRRVRLWRWRRNPLRRRSDLAEAWLLLGALVLALLLGVLSGLAAAGAVDGSLAERRERSSPVAAVLTEDAAGAAASVTENGDGGVWAKVRWTAPDGTLHTGRAEVSPRSPAGTEVTVWTDPAGRLVAAPPEGAEARFQTVMAGVTVAVATGGLVLLGGRLGRRRLELRRLGAWEAEWRRVEPSWRRRMTG